The Microplitis demolitor isolate Queensland-Clemson2020A chromosome 8, iyMicDemo2.1a, whole genome shotgun sequence genome has a segment encoding these proteins:
- the LOC103568645 gene encoding uncharacterized protein LOC103568645, with the protein MKYLVLFTVVAALFVTGESLQCYECNKDKCDKASLKTPVNCTGTDNFCFKQIVTLTDKTTVTQRACYSPAKVAEGIANLTNTVSTEVHFCNKDSCNSVGTFTASLSIVFVTSIALMFASDRW; encoded by the exons ATGAAGTACCTGGTGCTTTTTACTGTTGTTGCGGCTTTATTCGTTACTg GAGAATCTCTACAATGTTACGAGTGTAACAAGGATAAATGTGATAAGGCGTCATTGAAAACTCCAGTGAATTGTACAGGAacagataacttttgtttcaAACAAATAGTAACTCTga CCGATAAAACTACTGTCACTCAGCGCGCGTGTTATTCTCCGGCCAAAGTAGCTGAGGGAATCGCAAACCTAACAAATACTGTTTCCACTGAAGTACACTTTTGTAACAAAGATTCTTGTAATAGTGTAGGAACCTTCACTGCATCATTATCCATCGTGTTTGTTACTTCGATCGCATTGATGTTTGCCAGCGATAGAtggtaa